A genomic stretch from Primulina huaijiensis isolate GDHJ02 chromosome 14, ASM1229523v2, whole genome shotgun sequence includes:
- the LOC140958011 gene encoding zinc finger protein 1-like: MDSLPLHGSLKSSLGIQAHSMVHKPGFFGFSSPPGRWPRIGPPSSGKAARFDGGRNLSMDGIGGFRWDSNSHFLNINNDQKEMKKLDLSLKL; the protein is encoded by the coding sequence ATGGATTCGCTACCTTTACATGGATCTTTGAAAAGTTCTCTTGGGATTCAAGCTCATTCCATGGTTCACAAGCCAGGTTTCTTTGGTTTCTCGTCACCACCCGGTAGGTGGCCAAGAATTGGACCGCCATCGAGTGGCAAAGCTGCTAGATTTGATGGTGGCCGGAATTTATCTATGGATGGAATTGGAGGATTCAGATGGGATTCTAATTCTCATTTCTTGAATATTAATAATGATCAAAAGGAGATGAAGAAGCTGGACTTGTCTCTTAAACTGTga
- the LOC140956450 gene encoding large ribosomal subunit protein uL30z-like, with the protein MAAEEAPPMVLNYIPEVVLKKRKNNEEWAIRRKLQLQERVKRLKSQKFAIKKPEQFIREFRDKELDLIQMKCRGKRQRRQAPATFDSKLLFIIRIGGKNDMHSHTRKLLYSLRLRKIFNGVFVKANERLMEILQKVEPYVTYGYPNLKSVKDLIYKKGVVKVGKQRIPLTDNNIVEQELGQHNIICIEDIVAEIANTGTHFKAVTNFLRPFVLNNPDKALSGRKKRFKDGGDSGNREDFINELLAKMN; encoded by the exons ATGGCAGCTGAGGAGGCGCCGCCGATGGTTCTAAATTACATTCCGGAAGTGGTattgaagaagaggaagaacaaTGAGGAGTGGGCAATTAGAAGGAAGCTTCAGTTACAAGAGAGGGTTAAGAGGCTTAAATCGCAGAAGTTTGCTATCAAGAAGCCCGAGCAATTCATTCGGGAATTTCGTGATAAA GAGTTGGACCTCATCCAAATGAAGTGTAGGGGAAAAAGGCAAAGGAGACAGGCACCAGCTACATTTGATTCCAAGCTCTTGTTCATCATACGCATTGGGGG GAAAAATGATATGCATTCACATACTCGTAAGCTCCTGTATTCTTTGAGATTAAGAAAAATCTTCAACGGGGTGTTTGTGAAGGCAAATGAAAGACTAATGGAAATCTTACAGAAGGTGGAGCCTTATGTGACCTATGG CTATCCAAATCTCAAGAGTGTGAAGGACTTGATTTACAAAAAGGGTGTGGTAAAAGTTGGCAAGCAGAGGATTCCTTTAACGGACAATAACATAGTTGAACAG GAATTGGGTCAGCATAACATCATATGCATTGAGGATATCGTGGCTGAAATTGCTAATACCGGCACACATTTTAAGGCAGTCACCAATTTTCTTCGCCCCTTTGTGTTGAACAATCCAGACAAGGCATTGAGCGGTAGGAAAAAACGATTTAAAGATGGAGGAGACTCTGGAAATCGTGAAGACTTCATAAACGAGTTGCTTGCAAAGATGAATTAG
- the LOC140958112 gene encoding probable CCR4-associated factor 1 homolog 7: protein MSLLPKSDSIQIRDVWADNLDEELSLIREIVDDYPYIAMDTEFPGIVLRPVGNFKNSGDYHYQTLKDNVDLLKLIQLGLTFSDDKGNLPTCGSGKYCIWQFNFREFNDNEDVFANDSIELLRQSGIDFAKNNEKGIDAKVLGELLMSSGIVLNDNVYWVTFHSGYDFGYLLKLLTCQSLPDTQSGFFTLINVYFPVLYDVKHLMKFCNSLHGGLNKLAELLEVDRVGVCHQAGSDSLLTCCTFKKLKENFFSGSMEKYSGVLYGLGVENG from the coding sequence ATGTCGCTTTTGCCCAAAAGCGATTCGATTCAAATCAGGGACGTTTGGGCTGACAATTTGGATGAAGAATTGTCGTTGATTCGTGAAATTGTCGATGATTATCCTTATATTGCCATGGACACCGAGTTCCCGGGGATTGTTCTTCGTCCCGTGGGAAACTTCAAGAACTCAGGTGACTACCATTACCAGACATTGAAAGACAATGTTGATCTGTTGAAGCTAATCCAGCTAGGTCTAACTTTTTCGGATGACAAGGGAAATCTGCCGACATGTGGTAGCGGCAAGTATTGCATTTGGCAATTCAATTTCCGTGAATTTAATGACAATGAGGATGTCTTTGCAAATGATTCAATCGAGTTGTTGCGACAAAGTGGTATTGACTTCGCAAAAAATAACGAAAAGGGTATAGATGCGAAGGTTTTGGGGGAGCTTTTAATGTCTTCTGGTATAGTTTTGAACGACAATGTGTACTGGGTGACGTTTCACAGTGGGTATGATTTTGGGTACTTGCTCAAGCTCTTGACATGTCAGAGCTTGCCCGATACGCAGTCTGGGTTCTTTACTTTGATCAATGTGTACTTTCCCGTGCTTTACGATGTCAAACATTTGATGAAATTTTGCAACAGTTTGCACGGTGGTTTGAATAAGTTGGCGGAGTTGTTGGAGGTGGACAGAGTTGGGGTCTGTCATCAGGCAGGTTCGGATAGCTTGCTTACTTGTTGTACattcaagaagttgaaagaGAACTTCTTCAGCGGCTCGATGGAGAAGTATTCGGGTGTGTTGTATGGTTTAGGTGTTGAGAATGGATAG
- the LOC140958012 gene encoding uncharacterized protein, with amino-acid sequence MKLACWNIRGFHKPLKQRGVQTLVGTQHIDVIGILESKFDDKALQNLLRIRFPGMKATHNFDMSNKGRIFVLWNPTRVDLTTVCLTDQVLHARVKCLMTQKEFCISFIYGFNTIVQRRLLWNDLIRFGANCSSPWILLCDFNNVLTPDEKQGGLKVKNYETKDFVDCVAILDLLDLKFSGCFYTWMSPKVCSKLDRVLVNQAWLSSDLNGHTEFQAPGCLSDHTVSIVSLLEDQKQKPKAFKFFNMWTLSEKFLDLVLDRWKFEGYGTCQYRLKQLFKGLKKPLQTLNRQHFGNISSRAAAAKRRLEELQRNMLHTGTILDEYKQLKRKTEIVMEAERLFIAQKTKINYLK; translated from the coding sequence ATGAAGCTAGCCTGTTGGAACATTAGAGGTTTTCACAAACCTCTAAAGCAAAGGGGTGTCCAAACTCTTGTGGGCACGCAACATATTGATGTTATTGGTATTCTTGAATCTAAGTTTGATGATAAAGCCCTCCAGAATCTTTTGCGTATTCGATTTCCAGGTATGAAAGCTACTCATAACTTTGACATGAGCAACAAAGGCCGAATTTTTGTACTGTGGAATCCTACTCGGGTGGATCTTACTACCGTATGTTTGACAGATCAAGTACTGCATGCACGAGTTAAATGTTTAATGACACAAAAAGAATTTTGTATCTCGTTTATTTATGGTTTTAACACGATTGTGCAAAGGAGATTGCTGTGGAATGATCTGATACGATTTGGTGCAAATTGCTCTTCACCTTGGATTCTATTGTGTGATTTCAATAATGTGTTAACACCGGATGAGAAGCAAGGGGGTCTGAAAGTGAAGAACTATGAAACCAAAGATTTTGTGGATTGTGTGGCTATATTAGACTTGTTGGATTTAAAATTCTCGGGTTGCTTCTACACGTGGATGAGCCCCAAGGTGTGCAGCAAGCTGGATCGTGTCTTGGTTAATCAGGCATGGCTGTCTTCGGATCTAAATGGACATACTGAATTTCAAGCCCCGGGTTGTCTGTCGGATCACACTGTCTCTATAGTATCATTACTCGAGGATCAAAAGCAGAAACCGAAGGCCTTCAAGTTTTTCAACATGTGGACATTGAGCGAAAAGTTTTTGGATTTGGTTTTAGACCGATGGAAATTTGAGGGATATGGCACTTGTCAATATCGGCTTAAGCAGCTCTTCAAAGGTTTGAAAAAACCATTGCAGACGCTCAATAGACAACACTTTGGCAACATTTCTTCTCGTGCAGCTGCTGCTAAGAGGAGATTAGAGGAGTTGCAAAGGAACATGCTTCACACAGGTACTATACTAGATGAATATAAACAATTAAAGCGGAAAACTGAAATTGTCATGGAGGCTGAAAGATTATTCATCGCTCAAAAGACAAAGATCAACTACTTGAAATAG
- the LOC140958013 gene encoding uncharacterized protein, translating to MADSVRQEILMITGFADGSLPFRYLGVPLAGARLKAVDYSILVDTIARRINAWPRNSLSYAGKIELIRSVVQGVECFWLSILPVPSCVIDSIQSICRKFVWPTKHPPIAWTSVCKPLEDGGLGLKDLKAWNKALLAKTLWKIHLKKDSLWIKWVQHFYRSSSDIWSWEVHKQDSPLLKKLLHLRDLLIGGFGTKEIAQQKICYWFASHQGMSRAYEYFVQSKGKWPWKIILSRHCILPKHRIILWLLAHQKLLTRDRMGFVEDKICMLCNEVDESNSHLFFKCRISKTIWDGVRHWLDMKKIMATPTSILKAFRETYRGKSTLDKMRVTTLAATVYNVWNLRNRVIFEGEKPKIEDTIRKIQIHTYRCVSNMIDIFS from the coding sequence ATGGCTGATAGCGTGAGGCAAGAGATATTGATGATAACTGGCTTTGCTGATGGGTCGTTGCCATTCAGATATTTAGGGGTACCATTGGCGGGTGCACGACTCAAAGCAGTAGATTATAGCATTCTTGTTGACACCATTGCGAGGAGAATTAATGCTTGGCCCAGGAACTCTTTATCTTATGCAGGGAAAATAGAACTAATTCGATCAGTGGTTCAAGGAGTGGAATGTTTCTGGCTATCCATACTACCTGTTCCGTCCTGTGTGATTGACTCAATTCAATCAATTTGCCGGAAGTTTGTTTGGCCAACAAAGCACCCGCCTATTGCATGGACTTCAGTTTGCAAGCCTTTGGAGGATGGAGGATTGGGTCTTAAGGATCTCAAGGCGTGGAACAAAGCTTTACTTGCAAAAACGCTTTGGAAAATCCACCTCAAGAAAGATAGCCTCTGGATTAAATGGGTTCAACACTTCTATCGCAGTTCAAGTGACATTTGGAGTTGGGAGGTGCATAAACAAGACTCGCCACTACTCAAAAAACTGCTCCATCTCCGTGACTTGCTCATAGGTGGTTTCGGTACAAAGGAAATAGCCCAACAAAAAATCTGTTATTGGTTTGCTTCACATCAAGGTATGTCTAGGGCATATGAATACTTCGTGCAATCTAAGGGGAAGTGGCCTTGGAAGATCATCTTGTCTCGACATTGCATCTTGCCAAAGCACCGTATCATTTTATGGTTGCTAGCCCATCAAAAACTTCTAACGCGTGACCGAATGGGATTTGTGGAAGACAAGATATGTATGCTGTGCAATGAAGTTGATGAATCAAACTCACATCTTTTCTTCAAATGCCGTATTTCAAAGACAATCTGGGATGGGGTTCGACATTGGTTAGATATGAAGAAGATCATGGCCACGCCAACCTCTATCCTCAAAGCGTTTAGAGAAACGTACAGAGGGAAGTCTACTTTAGACAAAATGAGAGTCACAACCCTTGCAGCCACGGTATACAATGTTTGGAACTTAAGGAATCGAGTGATTTTTGAGGGAGAAAAACCGAAGATTGAAGATACCATTAGGAAAATCCAGATTCACACCTACAGATGTGTATCGaatatgattgatatattttcttaa